Part of the Nothobranchius furzeri strain GRZ-AD chromosome 2, NfurGRZ-RIMD1, whole genome shotgun sequence genome, tccctcatgctgcgggcctgaaggtccaaaaccgtctcctttagagttttgttgtaaatgtcacttctgcaagcggactcggagcctccacaagataatgcattttagcctgtatttctatatattctgcagacactgtgcgactttttcgtttgtagcactcagtttcagctcacaccgtacgtctggtagcaacacgtcgaacttaaaatgtgctaaaaaatagcagtttttacacaatatgtcggactttttattgtgttgttattgatatttgttgtccctcgggattgctgcaggaggacacgggtatttatgagtggcggaggaaaacgaaagaaagtaaataaatgttgtgtgatcagtataatttgccaaaaccacagcaaacatgctttctcgacaatccttgttattgtgtgagaaaaaaagagtgtagaaattaaaacggacgtgtgttaataaggaaacaggggcgagctgtttgcgccgtgagcggttctggttctgtttgggccgcagccgctcgcagcgctacttcaacagttatcctcctagtttctgtctggcttgcaggctagcagattctcgcacgaggggaaaatcggctcaggttttttacttattttttgcacaggcatttgtttactgcgaagtaaagttgaagtgctgaagttttgcaaacttaattttgaataaaacttgaagaataactggcaattgcttgctcattttgagaggtctttcatattttataacatgctatttgatatattgGTTtataaacacaaaagggtaatttattagagtactcgattaatcgaaaaaaagattcgatagagtactcgattacaaaaatattcgatagctgcagccctagaccTAAGGGacatgctgggggtgtagggactgagaagagagAAGatcactgtaacgtgaggaaatatgggttttctgtcacaaaggtggtgttggactaagctgtgtcaaagctgggtcgctgagaactttcacccacagattaagacctgaacgccagagagtctgggaggaaaccataacatctgccacctgcagcttcgtgccagaagatgttgttcccacagaagatgttgttcccataaaagtagtcataacataacaagtcttaaaactttgtttcttgattttaatgttaaagtaaccattatcaatttgctcattataaatgtgtttaatcaaatgaatgactattaggctttgggtaattataagagatttaattaatccATTCCTAATTAAATGATaatgttgaggatgtttgttgctgaccttcacacacacaaacattcacacacacccacacacatctgctcacagtaaactccaaacacatttgctgacgcacacgtttgctttgagaagagaaaggtttttggtaagtttcagtcttatgatttgagTTCgtacttgacaacgaaagagagaggacgtgtgaacaaccgctggaaggggggagccggctggcttgtttctcccccccccccccccccccttctctcacacgctgttcctgccaagccaggcagaatagctgaatcgcaacttctaacgcagactcattaccgagtcttttgatttctgagtgaacttaacttaataaagcgcatcgacaaaacgctttaccatcaacgtgtaccgagggcaactctggaccggttcgcggcgcatctttgtcttctttgccagccaaggtgccctggatgaaacatcctaaggtgacgtcccgagtccaacagagggtccgattttcggtgaggcaaaacacgacagatagcgttttgatgcatcttttccaactaaacctaagtttattcaaaccatcacttttcactcagacacctgtttcttcctgaagcaaaatcagatgcgcaCACgcgttcatctcacctcatgttcaattctcacgacactttgcacacccacgcatccataaccacatcctattactctcaatcttcattcaccgacagaaggtctatttgagcaagaacagcatatcaactgttaaagattgtcccacaaagttgccaatgttgattgttatttcctgtttgtcacttttcaaaatcattagtttaatttgaagaattaaaacctttaattctcaaactggtttcctcattgaactgaaacacagacacacagatattatcgtcagtttatcgatgaaaacaacctttgagtcttcttaacaatataaaatttggttattgatttattaaaaattaatattccgaattaatacgtagcattgttcctctttcataaaagagcataaaaccacaacgctacattaaTGGTGAGCCAACCAGTTTCGTtacatcaccaatgtatgatggagcttgtccatgtaaggccctaaaaccagaaccaggatactAAATTGAATTTGACTGGCAGCCAGACATATtagacaaaaacatatttttaaacatttttaagagaTAAAAAGACTTGCAACACAATATATGTATGTTCCCCAAATAAGTcaagaaactaaagtcttctgattaaacattcaaaggccaatcagattgatatttcatatttacatggaattatcacatcttattgatcagttCATATGTATGTAGCCAATCCTTAATGCAACAGTGTTGTAAACTTCTACCTTCTCAGATGTACCTAGGTTTGGTGCaggttgtgtttttgtttctcccaagcccccacaatgcgttcaaaaattgaagcaaacccggaagtgaaataaattgcagttccaccctcatccgttgggggctggtgtcagaagcgagcaaatcctcattgactcccatgttaaaaataccaatttcacagcagaaataaacatgtttacagcctggtaccaaaacatgtttttggtttaaatgatctagtttacactcatgacaactctgaggggggtgaacgtttttctcactcttctgtttaaatgtattaaatgcctaaaattctgtataaataatgagcatcagacccacgtgaccacagagctagctccctggaaaggcctcagtagagcctcggtctcacctgaaaactgttccgcgatttttagtctctgaaattagaccagtagttgtagcgtttgtgcattctttttggatattatttgtgcaattgtttgacaaaatgacttgctttgGTATTaagtgcactaatagagcgtccaaggagtctccacttcattatttccggtaagtaaaattatatttatgtttttTAGGTCGCTAGCACCtatttgcactagctgagcttatcagaAAACTACCATTTTAacgtgtactgtttaaccatgaaatttagatgtaatatacggtaaaataattaatagggtatatgtcaatgggtaaaaccatggtaaaacccagtgcatttaacataaaaatgggttaaaattagggatgagcctaaagcatttttgacgaatacgagcatgaaatgagtaaacctcataaatatctgtaatcgtgctgaaggaaaatcctcattgggtaactgactgtcttcacgctctgtgattggccagtcacatagagcgcccgcccctccctacacacaaaactctctagcccgccgggagcgcagtccgtccggctcatccatgcacacacacagacagtaacggatctcgctgtgattgcttcactgttgctcacgtttcttcagttttccctaggttttcttcagcttgtctctttttcggttgaatatttaaagttacttttttcgtaacttacatggtgcatttgacaagacagagctgatgttctgcatcagtcactcactacctccgctctggtcgggtttttaaaaaaaattttttaactccatctctctccctctcaccctctctctcttagacacacacacaccttaatcaacattgttttgtttaactttgtgtggggcaaaatgccaagaacgttaagaaaaaaatctgtttaatgaaattataaattaaaaaatatacataaagttgtgtctggttctagcatttcatatttcctagttcctactgcatgagttcagatgtattaatccatgcactcaaatattaatgttctgattttaatgaaacacttgttctgtaatagtttctttactattatgatcaaaaatatttaatctcaattttgaggctgctctgtaaatagttttcaaataaacaatacacatatcaacttccgatcattccatatcaatttcagacttaaaataatatattgatgtaaactacacccacttccagttagaccacgcccacttccgggttatgcctcgCCCATTCTGaggacagatacagataatttagttggttgaacagatacagatagtggtgtactcgctcatccctagttgaaATACGACGGAGCTCTCGGAGGGACACTTCtgagttccattcttccacccggttctccccagcggtcagcccggcgcatctctgaccgcttcAGTGCCTGGCTGCTGtgtgggctgaccgcttgtggagcgaactcagagagagacctgaccgcagaaatactgcagctcggtgagttggttgatagcagaggcggttttaccattaggcatagggcggcggccgcctggggcccccttgtgttgggggctccctagccctgactgccaacacccctctgttaatgccacaataatcttattaccaacctgtcaccgcagacgggattggacatgcttctcattaccataattcctgaaccgttcgagatatcattaaaattccaaaagtgctggaaagattaaaaatggggcttttcgtgcatgtacaatacattacggtagcccccGGGatcccctgtcttgagcgcaacaaatcacaacaccgattcagagaagtgctgagtttgtcatccaaaatgctccgttttataacttttgaatggctgatcagatttaaaaaattccaacggtttctaaaagtacataaaaacagcttcccaacgatctatagcatgaagcaatcagagttatggacaatatcgctacgaggggaaatcctgctgtacagcctgattgaaacggagcgcagcgccgcagtgaaagcggataacgggacggggaagctaattagcataaaaagccagcatgaaattatggaaatgcctcaaagaaaatgaacacaatccattaggtgtcccagaaggcttatatctgaagacagtgaccatgaagaaggacagatctccagtgaaccagggtatgaatgtttgttcagtctttatttttttttttatttgaacaaccctcaactatctgctaattgtaagattcagcttcattccagcattatttatctttttacaataaataattattttttgctaaaacaaagtttttggtatagcagtgcacggtgtgcaagagaagcaccccatggcagtgtgaggtgtgcagagtgggactctgcctgcagctggagagaaactgcttcaaggtctaccacatcaaataaaaacatctgaaagtttacaaaaataaatggtcctaaaaactgctaaaaagataccaaggttcaaactttttaagaatagatgcagttcaaagtttaaattgttcattccaaattgtttgtccagtaattttgaagttcctgttcagaaataaatgtaaaaaattctaatccgtgttttgcttttttcacttttaagctgattttttaaaggctttaatagaaataaatcctAAAAATACAaatcatacactgaaagctgaggttgttctgaaaaaaaagagaagagttacacacactttgcactttttattacaattttacagtcaTAAGATtagaaaaataccaggcggccctgttataattatggtcataagagggtttttAAGACAGCGTTGCACAaactggaagtgattggtagtcattccactccaatccagttggtggcggtaatgcaccaaattgttgtttgccaagtgccataagaccacaaataagaggaagaagagaggcgggagcgtttgtaacaaactcaaagcgatagtcaaaacattaagcatgaaatggagttatcctagtggctccaatgagagaaagaagcagcatgcttcataaaagcttttattttcacttctgaaagtgacgtcgtttttcgatgtaaacatcaaaaggaagcagaaaggaaagaccatggaaaatgtttaaagggaggaaaacagaccaaattggaaaatagaaaaaaaaaactaaggctaaagcacaggagccctgacaggaaaaagaaaccagagcaaatattgaaagcgctcaaagggcgggaaatacaggaaaaaagaggaggactaatataaagggaaaataactcatgtcagaagaggggagagtttcgcaaatccagttaaagataagattgttgaaaatttagtgtaaggggccccatgtctgtgttcgccttgggcccccaaattgctaaagccGCCACTGATAATCAGATCCATAATCTGTTTTTAGTCATTTCCTCGGTTTTGGGGTTTACTTGGGGGCATCCTGAACACCCACCCAGTCCCTTCTCCTTCTTGTCACAGTCCAAGCGAGGGAGAATAATAACGTCACTTCTGGCAGTTTCAATCGTTGATTTCTCCTCCTCTGCAGCTATGATGGTCTTCACCAAACACGTGATGGCGGCATCAACGTTTGTGTCATCCTGGAGAAAAAGGTTTGTGAAGATGACAACAGAGGATCATTAGGGTTGTAACAGACAACTTTCAGCTACTTCTGAGGATAAAGATGATAAAGACAcaataaaaaagtttttttccTGATCAGCAGGATCATTGTAGACTCTTTAATTTTCTCACAAATTATTACAGTCTAATAAaagcattatatatatatatatatatatatatatatatatatatatatatatatatatatgtgtgtgtgtgtgtgtgtgtgtgtgtgtgtgtgtgtgtgtgtatatagtaGAGTATTACAGCAGCTCAAGATTTATTGGGATGTCTATTATGATTTAAATAAACTTTTGAAAATCGTTTTTCTGGAGAAGTAAAAAAAAGAAGGCGGTCATAATAGAAATGAGATGTGGAGGGCACCCTCCTCTTCATGACAATTAAAGCTAAATTATTTAAttttgatggaaaaaataaaatcaacagaACTGTTTACATTTGCAAAGACAGCATCCAGTTCTTATTTATGGCAACTTGGGGGCAGTATTTGAATCCATGGTGTCACATAAAAGGGTGTCCAGAAGTGAGTGCAAAAGATCTAATCTGATCCTATATTCTtttatttcatttgaaaatagAAAAAGTTAACCCTTTAttgaaaataatgaaaaaatcCCCAAAACAAAGATGAATGCTATTATTCGTGCAATTTAAGTGGACTTAGAGAAGTTGTCTCCAATCTTTACTTCCTGGTTGCTCTGTGTTCTGACTCCTCTGGGTTCTGCAGAGGTTGAGCCATGACTGATGGTGTTTCTGTGTGTCTTCTCTATCGTGATAAGCCTCTACTGCTCTGATAATAAAGCAGATGTGCTCCAGATGGTTCTGTATGATAAGGTAGGGTGGTACTTCTCTTTATTCAGAACTGCCTTTTAGATGGAATGCCTGAATCAACACAGAGCCTTCTGTGTGTTTTATAGATGGATGCAGATATTCGCTTCTGCACCTACTGGAGAGGTTCGCTGACACTTTTTAGTTTTTGAGGTTTGGTTCTTTTTTCCCCTGATTTGAATCAAACCTGATCATTAAGTTGAacacttttaaccctcccactgtctttatgggtgaccccgcgaggaaagttgacaattgagcaggattgatggtttatcccttgaggtccacgtggcaggggtgaggtggtgctcactcctcacccctaacacatggacccaagggataaaccattaaccctgctcaatggtcaactttcctcgcatggtcacagtgggagggttaaacacaaACTAATGCCCAATTTGGTGTCTGAAAATAAAAGCTGCGTCTTGCCTTGGCAGAGGTTTCGAAGCAGCCAACTAACCCGTGCTCCTGGTAGAAGCTGTCCAGTTTGGGAAGTTTGGGACACAAACCGTGACTACGCTGGTCACATTTGTTGGCCAACAGAACCGCTGGAACTGGCCTTCCATTGCTCAGGGTGACCTGGTGGAACAGCAGACATGCTTGGAACTGCCACAGGTTGAGTCTAGTCTGCCCCCAAGTGGACACAACAGTCTACTGCAGCAAATTCAGTATCTTTGAATCCAGATCTCCTTTCCACTTGAGGACAGCCTGGAACGTGGACAGCCTCGTCATGTCGAAGACCACCAGAGCTCCCACAGCTTCTCTGTAATACACCCGGGTCATGTTCCCGTAACGTTCCTGTCCTGTTGGACAAAAACAAGAAGTGTTTGTGTTTCTGTCGTCCATCCGTCTGACTGTCAGAAAACTTCAGTATTAGTCAGAAATGTGATCAAAGCCAACAGAAATTAGGTGCTTTATGAAAAAACAAGTTAAACATTTTATAGCTCAAACACAACCCTGAAAAACCACTTGTTTGTTatgctgaatggtctttaaacacACCTAACACAAGAATTCCATCTGATCACACAGCTCGTGGTATACACAAGTGAGAAATGCAACTGTAACTAAAGTTCAGAGGTTATTGTTTAAAATGTCAAAACTTATGTCTTTTGTGTTAAGGGAGCTGCAAAGGGGACAACATGAGACACTTTAACTATTATAAAGGGTAATGCAACCACAAAAATAGCCCACAACCTCACTCATTTTCTATACCACTTAATCCTCATACGGGTCATGGAGAGCCGGTGCCTAACTCTGGCAAACAATCCACAAATTAAAGCAAAACAAGAAAAGTTGAATAATGACATGAGCTAGACTATGTAACAAACTGGCTAAAATCAAAATAGAATAGCATGAAGCACAAACAGCTTAATCATTTCAAAAATGCCCATAAACAAGAAAAGGACATTTATACAATATTAATAGAAAATGTAGTGTAAATAGAGTTTCTGTGCAAATTTAGACCTCAAAACAACTGAAGAAAAAATGACTAAATTAGTCTGAAAATTACCTTTACATATACATCTTTTTGGGATTTTGCTTAAAAATATCTAAATGataaagcaaaacaaaacatCTGCCAGCAGATGGAGACAAAACAAAGACAAGTTACTAACAGAttctaaaaatacatttttctgcTAAACAAACTAGCATaacacattttttcatgcctcttaacaacgttctaacatagtttaGCTATAAATGTTTTGCTGCCATAAAAGAAAATACAACAActtgtggttctcttgcatttgtctaaaaaaccCCGCCAATAACATGGCTTTGTCTGAAGCATCTACGGTATTGGTTGTCGCTTTTGCCAAACCGCcgcactttcctgggtcctccgctcataatgagattttttttgctgcagcagcagcagcagaacaccactggtgtgagaggttctcttggctcaacaatatcagagaaggagaaacagccaactGCTACCACttgaactttaggacaaactaccagagtccaaagaagaaaaacactgttagaagtcacagacaacaaaatatgtctgggtaatggcgactggtgtttagtgctttCTTGATAACTGTGGCAATGCTGGTTCCGGTATCTGCCGGACGCGACTCAGGGATGATGGGTTaagtgttctgtgaccgtgtttgtgtttaaaagctagatttccttgcagatttgctattgcagctttaatttgaaTGGTTTGTCAGCTTATAGGTATTTTTGGTTTCCTATGAACAGAAACTTCTGATGATGATATGTTACAACCAGGGTTCGAAATTAACACCCGCCAACCCGCCAAATGCGGGTTAAAAATCGTTTTGGCGGGTACTGTTAAAATATTACTAGCCAGTCTGGCCGGTGATCCGTGAGGCAACCAAGCAATTCATGTCAGAGACGCTCTGGGTCGTTTGCCCCCTCCTCCCCTCCTCGAAGACGAGTCACGACACCACCGTAAACCGTGTGCTATAAGTGACGTTTTAGATGCCTATTGGCTGCAGCGCACAGcacgcttctgtctgctgtgcaatTTGGTCCAATCAACAATGAGAGCGCGACACCAGAaacgcctgaaaacacaagcaaaAAATATGTGATGAAGAGcgaagacaaagaaaaatcagagCTGGACGGCGAAGTTGGATAAAATGCTGCGGTGGTTAGGACAGACGTCTGGAGGAGGTGAGAAGAGGAAGGAAGCAGAAGATGAGAGTGTTGACAGAGCGTGCAAAGCTAAGAGAAGAAACTTCAACAGTAAATGGCAGACAGGCCGTGAATGGCTTGTGTTTGACAATGAAAATGCAGAAATGTTTTGTAAAATTTGCCGAGTGTAcacgaaagaaaaaaacaaaactaacagTTTTGTGGTGGGGACTAATAATTTTAAAATCGAGGCTGTAAAGGACCACGAGAAAGCTCGAAGTCACCAGGAAAGCCTCCAAATGAAGATTGCTAAGGCAGTTCCAGTTGAAGAGAGTGTTGCTGGGAAAAGCCTCTCTTCACTCAGAAGTTtggagttggaaaagatgcagctTCTTTTTAGAAATGCTCATGCCATCGCAAAAAAGGGAAGGCCTTTCACCGACTTCGCATGGATGTGTGAGTAAGTAAATCAATCATTCCATTTACACACACTTAAAACTGCTGGGTTAAAAataacggaagttacggtgtaactatggttctgtgagttcctggatgactgccagtggcagtaaacagagtggatgtatctcctcgcgctctgcgcaggtcgagtactaatgtaaacaaagtcacgcacgtgacacgtagcgcacctggtcgcgagtctataaattacgcgccgatagctacgttcgggtctcccgggatctctcgcccgagaagttccgagtgacccctgtgactggcagtcatccaggaactcacagaaccatagttacaccgtaacttccattctgtttcgttccctcctgactgccagtggcagtaaacagagtggatgtatctccttgcgctctgcgcaggtcgagtactaatgtaaacgaggtcacgcacgtgacacgtagcgcacctggtcgcgagtctataaattacgagCTGATAGctgatagctacgttcgggtctcccgggatcttctcgcccgagaagttccgagtgacccctgtgactggcagtcatccaggaactcacagaaccatagttacaccgtaacttccgttctgtttcgttccctcctgactgccagtggcagtaaacagagtggatgacttATGCCAGAAGTGTCACGAGGAACACAAAACTCACCGTCACTCAGGAGGTAGCCGCCAGAGGCAGCAC contains:
- the LOC139062053 gene encoding ras-related protein Rab-38-like, which encodes MTRVYYREAVGALVVFDMTRLSTFQATRLNLWQFQACLLFHQVTLSNGRPVPAVLLANKCDQRSHGLCPKLPKLDSFYQEHGLVGCFETSAKDDTNVDAAITCLVKTIIAAEEEKSTIETARSDVIILPRLDCDKKEKGLGGCSGCPQVNPKTEEMTKNRLWI